The genomic stretch GAACCGACCGACCTCGTCGACCGCCTCGACCCGCTTGTCCTGCATCTGCAGATACCGCACCCGCACCCGTACGACCGCATCCGCGCGAGAGGCCCGGAACAGGCACTCGGTCCGCTGGTACCAGGAATCCGCGGAGCCGGAGATCCCCGGCGTCACCGGCCCGTCCCGCTCCACCCAGTCGCGTGGCAGCAGCACACCGAACTGCCAGCGGACCCGGTTCTTCGGCGAGGACCGGCGGTACGGATAGAGCAGGTACCCCTCGTAGAGCACCGCGTCCGCGACCGCACCGACCTGCTCGAAGACGCGGTACGGCACGCCGCCGCCGTCCTTGTCCAGCACGGCGGCCGGCGCAGCGCCGCCCTCGCCGGCTCCACCCGACATCCAGCCTCCTCGTCACCGGCCCCCGCGCACACTCCTTCCACCACCGTCACACCCGTCACAGCCCCTCGCTCCTCCGGCGCACCCCGATTGGGCCGGGCAGGGGACGGCGAGCCCGTTTCGCGCGCTCCGGGTGCCACCCCCGGTGCTTCGAAGCACCGCCCGGAGCCGCCTTCCCCGCCACCGCAGGCGTGGGAACGTGGTCCGGGTCCGCGCAGGCAGCCGAGGAAGAGGAACCGGACATGTTCGACGCCCTGAAGAACCTGAAGGACAAGGCCGAGGACATCGCCGAGGAGCACGGAGACAAGATCGCCGACGGCCTGGAGAAGGTCGGTGACTTCATCGACGAGCGGACCGAGGGCAAGCACAGTCGACGAAGTCCTAGGCCACCGGATTGCCGTCGTCGGCCGGTGACCAGGCGACACCCACCCGTGTCGGGCTCACTCCCGTGACCGGGCGGTGGACCACACCGGGGCGGGAGTAGAACCGCGCGGCGGATTCCGGCGCGAGGGCGATGCCGTATCCGTGGGCGATGGCGCTCAGCCAGTCGTCGGGTTGTCCGGTGACCGCGCCGACACGGACCGGGCGGCCCCCAGGGCCTGTCCGGCGGATCCTGTCGCGGACGCGGGGGCTGGCACGCCCTCCCCCCACTGCCTCAAGGGCGTGGGGGCACCCCCAGCGGCGTTGTCGTCGGTCGCCGACGCTCCCCCACGCTCGGCTTCGCTCACGCGGAGGCACCGCCACCGTCGACTCCCTCCTCCGCCTTGCAGCTGGACGCACCAGCCCCCGCTCACCCGCGCTGATGAGGCGACGTCACTGTCCCGCGACCTTGACCCGCCGGACAGGCCCTCGCGCTAGCCGGTGGCAAGCCAGTGGTCGCGCCAGGCACCCGTCTCCTCGGGCGCGGCGACAAACGGCTCGTCCCACAGTTCGCGGAAGGCGATCTCGGCGCGTCCCGCGAGCGGATGCCCGCTCGGCAGCGCCACCCGGCGGGCCTCGCTGAACAGCACCTCGACCCGCAGTGCGGCCCGCCCCGGGAAGGGCAGCCGCAGCAGCGCCGCGTCCACGTCACCGTCGGCCAGCCCCGTGCTCGGGTTCGACCAGGCCGCCTGCCCCAGTTCGGCACGCCACCCGGGCCGCCGCCGGGCGAACTCGGCGACGATCTCCCGCGTCGCCTCGTCGGCCGCGCTCGCCACGAACCCCACGCGTAGCACCCGTGCGCCCCGCCGCCCGGTGGCCTTCGTGGTGCGCGGGGCGTCGTCCCAGGCGGCGAGGACCTCCGGGGCCCGGCGCGCGAGTTCACGACCCGCGTCCGTCAGCGCCATGCCGGTGCGCGAGCGGTCGAAGAGCTGTACGCCGAGCTGGGTCTCCCAAATGCCGGATCTGCTTGGTCAGAGCCGGCTGCGACACGAACGCACGGTCGGCGGCGCGGGTGAGGCTGCCGTCCTCGGCGACGGCGAGGGAGGAACGCAGCAGACGCGTGTCGACATCCAGTCCCACAGGTTACAGACGCTGGTATTGGACGTCGCGCCGGCCGTGCGGTGAGGCTGGAGGCACTCCGGAGTCAGGGACTTGGAACCACGCCTTTCGTGAAAGGTCTGCCGTCATGGAACTCGCCTATGTGACCGTCACCTGCGCCGCCGTCCTGGCCAACGCGGGCATCGCGGCGGCCGACCTCGTCAAGGCGCCGTTCGTGCTCGCCAACTCCGCCGAGGTCGGCGTGGCACCTGCCTGGCTGCCCTCGCTGGCACTGCTGAAGGCGGCCGGAGCGGCCGGTCTGCTCCTCGGTCTGTTCGGCGTACGGCCGCTGGGGATCGCGGCCGGCGTCGGGCTGGTGCTGTTCTACCTGGGGGCGATGGCCGCTCATGTGCGGGCGCGGGTGTTCCACAACATCGCGTTCCCGGGCTCCTTCCTCGCGCTGGCCGCGGGCGCCCTGGCCATGGCGGCGATCCGGTGACCGGAGGCAGCGGCGATCCGGTGACCGGAGTTTCAGGTCCTGAGCCCGCTCACGGAAGGCGCTCCAGCGCGACCAGCGCCGCGTCGTCGTCGAGGTCGCGGCGCACGTGCCGCAGCAGATCGCGGCGCAGGGCCGCCACCATCGCGTCCAGCGGGCGTCCGGCGTGCGCGTGCACATGGGCGGCCAGGTCGTGGAAGCGGCCCCGGCGGTCCCGGGCCTCGATGAACCCGTCGGTGTACAGCACGAGCCGGTCGCCCGGACCGAACGGCACGGTCTGGGCGACCGGCCGTGCGGCCAGCAGATCGCCCAGGCCTAGCGGTGCGCCGGGCTGATCCGGCTCGTAGGCCCGTACCTCGCCCGCGTGGACGGCGTACGGCTCGGGGTGGCCGCAGTGCACCAGGCGGGCCACGGCCTCGCCGGGCGGGAACTCCACCAGGAGTGCCGTGGCGAACCGCTCCGTGAACAGGGCGCCCGTGCCACGGCCGCCGGGGCTGTCCGTGTCCGGGTCACTGTCGAGCGCGGCGATGTGCCGACGGGCCCGTTCGTCGAGTTGCTCCGCCACCCTCGTCAACGAGGGCTCCCGGTACGCCAGGTCGCGGAACGCGCCGAGCAGGGCCGCCGAGGCGCCGACCGCCTCGAGTCCCTTGCCGCGTACGTCGCCGATCACCATCCGCGTGCCGTACGGCGTGCGCACCGCCTCGTAGAAGTCGCCGCCGATCCGCGCCTCCGACTCGGCCGGCAGATACACACCACTCAGCGCGAGCGAGCCGATCCGCTGGGGGAGGGGGTGCATCAGGGCGCACTGCGCGGTCTCGGCGACGGAGCGGATCCGGTGCAGCTGCCGTTCCCGGCGCTGTCGCAGGGAGCACGCGGCCAGCGAGGTGACTCCGACCACGAACAGGCTGCCCAGGGCGACGTTCGTGTCCGGATGCCCCCAGCCGCCGGCGTCCCACTGGAGCAGCCCCGTGATCACCAGAACGGCGAGGGCGAGCACCGCCGTCGCCCACCATGGCAGCAGTACGGCGGCCAGCACCGGGACGGCGGCCAGCACCGGTGAGACATGCAGCCAGTCCGGGGTGATCAGGTCGGTGAGCGCGACGACCACCACGAGCAGCGCGGGAGCCGCGGCCACGAGCGTGCGGGAGCCGGTGCGGCGGTTCCAGGGCGCCGCAGGCCCTCCCATCGGCTTGCGGCGCGCGGGTGCGGCGGCGTGTCCGGTGGTGGATTCCTGAAGGTCAGTGGTGTGAGAGGTCATCGTCGTATGGAGGGCCGTAGCGGGTCGAGGAGCCGGTGGGATCGCGTGGGCGCGGTGGGCGCGGGCGCCGAGAGGCAGGTCAGGGCCGACTCCAGGGGGCGCAGCAGACGCTGGTCCGGGGCGGTTTTGCCCGGGGTGGTGCGGCCGGGGGCCTCGAGCCGGGCGAGGGCCTGCCGTGCGGCGGGCAGGGCCGGGTGCGGGCGGCCGCCGCGGCAGGAGTAGGCGCACAGGGCGGTCGTGCGCAGCAGGCGGGCGTACGGCTGCGTGAACGCGGAGCCGGGCCGGGAGGTCTCGGCCGCATCGGGGTGGCTGTCGAGGAGCCGGCCCGTCGCGCTCACCTGCCCGGCGACGTCGCCCAGCGTGCGCAGCACCCGGTGGTCCAGGCGCGAGCGGCGGCGCCGGGCGGTCGGCCGGAGGTTCCAGCGCATGCTCTCGTGCGCTTCGTCCATGGCGGTTCTGGCGCGGGTCAGTGCCGTGCCGAGGTCGTCCTCCCAGGCCGGGCCGAGGATCTTGCGCGGCTGCTCGTGCCGTAGAACCGCGTCGGCCAGGCCGTCGAGGTGCCGGGCGATCAGCAGCCGCAGGTCCTCCAGCGCCCGCTCGGCGGACCGCGCCCGCACGGTGGGAAACAGCAGCACGCTGCACGCCAGCCCGAAGGCGATGCCCAGCACGATCTCCGCGAGGTGCGTGGCCAGCTCACCGGGGTGGCGGCCACGGACCAGGGCGAAGGTGATCAGGGCGGTCGTCGGGACGTGCAGGCCGTAGTGGCCGAGGAATCCGTGCCGGGCCAGCAGCACGGAGGCGAAGACGACGACGGCCAGTCCCACCATGCCGGGCTCGGCGAACAGCGCGCCGGGTATGGCGACGAGAACGCCGAGCAGACATCCGGCGGCGTACCGGGTGGCGGCGGAGACCGTGGCCACCACCGTCGTCTCGACGATCAGCACGGCCGCGACGGCGCCCGCGTAGGGGTCGTCGACGTGCAGCAGCATCGCGCAGGTCTGCCAGGTCAGCCCGGCCGCCACCGTGGCACGCGCGGCCTCGGCACCGCCGGCCTGTTTGATCCGTGCCAGGAGAGCGGGCAGTCGTGCGCCGTGCATGTCTCGTTCGTCCCCTTCCGCGGCAGATCCCTTTGGCGAGCAAGACCGCCAAGGATAAACGGACAAACGGGTTATACGGCAAATAAGGAATATGTATGGATGCCGCTGCCCGCGCCCACATGCAGCCTGTTCAAGCATCAACAAGCGGGCCGGTCGTGGAGTTCCAACTTGTCTGGTCAAGTTTGGTCGTGGTTCTTCCGCGCGACAGCGTCGGCCGCTACTCATGTCCCGTTCGTTGTGCACAGTCAGGCCGTGGGGCCCCCGGCCCTCCACGGCATCCTCACCAACGGGACGAGGTACCACGTATGCGACTGCGCTGGAGATCCCTCGGCGGGCTGCTCGCCCTCCACGGCGCGCTGATCGTCGCCGCTCCCGCCCCCGCCCAGGCGGCTGGCAACAGCGGCAACCTCATCGTCAACGGCGATGCGGAGAGCGGCGGTTACTGCACCAGTGACTGGGCGGCCGCCACCACGGTGCCCGGCTGGACCACCGAAGCCGGCGGCCCGAACGTCATGTGCCACTCCGTCGCCTCCTTCGGGCTGCCCAGCGACGGCAAGACGCCCGGCAAGGCCTTCTTCGCGCCCGGCAACTTCGGCGACGGCGCGATGACCCAGACCGTGGACGTCTCCTCCGCGGCCACGGCCATCGACGGCGGCGGAGTGCACTACGACCTCTCAGGCTGGCTCGGCGGCTGGACCACGTACAGCGGCCATGTCGCGGTGAGCCTGCACTTCCACGACGGCGGCGGCCACCCCGTCGGCGCCACCGCCGAACTGCCCACCGTGTCCGCGAGCGACAGGGGCCAGGCCACCAAGTTCCTCTCGCGCAGCGCCACCGGCGCGGTCCCGGCCGGCACCAGGTCCATCCAGGTCGAGGTGCAGTTCCTGTCGACGAGCAGCGAGACGGGCTACCTCGACAACCTCTCCCTGACGCTGGACACCCCGGTCGCCGCACCTGCCCCGCTCACCCCGCCCGCCTCCAAGGTCCCGGGCTACGACCACGTGTTCATGGTCATGATGGAGAACACCGACTACTCCCAGGTCATGAACGACCCGGCGGACACGCCGTACATGCACAGCCTCATGGGCCAGGGCGCCACGCTCACCGACTTCCACGGCGTCTACCACCCGAGCGACGAGAACTACCTCGCCATCGCGGGCGGTGACACCTACACCAAGGGCGCCACGTACTTCCCGAACATCAACTCCCCGGAGCGCAACCTCGGCGACACCATCGAGGACGCCGGCAAGACCTGGAAGGCGTACGAGCAGGGCATGGGCACGCCCTGCAACACCAAGAACAACAACGACAGTTACTACGAGCCCGACGACGCGCCCTTCATCAACTACACCGACATCAGCGGCAACGCCTCCCGCTGCGCGGCCCACCTGTTCGACACCACACAGCTCACCAGCGACCTGAAGTCCGCGGCCACCACCCCGGACTTCTCCTGGATCGCCGCCGACGACTACTACGACGGCGAGGCCTCCGGAAACGGCAACGCCACCAGCCTCAAGACGCAGGACGGCTGGCTGAAGCAGACCCTCGCCCCGGTCCTGTCCTCCCCGGCCTGGACCCAGCAGCGCTCGCTGCTCGTCCTCACCTGGGACGAGAGCTCCGGCGAGGCGTACAACCACATAGCCACCACGGTCGTCGGCTCCCAGGGAACCGTCCCGGCCGGCACCAGCAGCCCGGCCCACTACGACCACTACGGCATCGGCCGCACCATCGAGGACGCTCTCGGCCTGCCCGGCCTCACGGCCAACGACACCTACGCGACCCCGCTCAACGACGCGTTCGCCCCGTCCACCGCGACCCAGCCGACGCTCACCGGCGACCTCAACGCGGTCGCGGAAGGCGGCAACGTCACCTTCCGCTACTCGGTGCCGTCGGCGGTCCAGGTGAGCGCCAAGAACTGGATCGGCATCTACCCGGCGGGCGTCACCCCCGGCAAGCAGTCCTCGCTCACCTGGTCCTACGCCCCGAACGCCAGCGGAGCCCTCACCTTCCCGACCGGGAAGCTGAACGGTGCGGGGACGTACGACGTGTACTACCTCGCCAATGACGGTTACTCGGTCCTGGCCGGACCGTTCTCCCTGACCGTCGGCTGACCGTCCTGCGAAGGACACCGGGACCACGCGCCGCCGCCCGGCGGAACAGCCCACGGACTCTCACCCCGTGGCCTGCTGATTCCTCCGTCATATCCAGGAGGCCGGCGCGTGGGCCCGGTGCTCGGGCTGAAGCCGTCACCCGGCGCTCTTTGCTCACAGGCCCAGGGCGATGGCCACGCGGGTCAGCTCGGCCGTGTTGGTGATGTTGAGCTTGGCCCGGATCCGGCGGAGGTAGGCGTCCACGGTGTGGGTGGACAGCCCCATGTGGCGGGCGGTCTGGAGATATGTGCGGCCGGCGGCGATGTGCCGGAGCGTCTCCCGCTCGCGCGGAGCCAGCGCGGGGGCGGGGGCCTCGGTGTGCGGCGTGGCGAGAGTGGCGCTCATGGTGCTGTCCTCCGGCGAGGTATCTGACCGTTTAGGGCGTTTTGCCCTTGTTGCTCCAGATTGCTTGCCGGACGTCATGGCGCTGTCCGTCGACTGTCACAGGCGTGTCACAGGGAACGGACCATGGTTTACCGGAGATGATGTACGGGACGTGGTCTACACCACTCCTGGTCCGGGCCCGGCGAGACCGGCCCGATGGGCGCACAGGGCCGCCTGGACACGGTTTTCCAGGCCCAGCCGGGTCAGGATGCGGTTGACCCGGCTCTTCACGGTCGCCTCGCTGAGCCCCAGATCCGCGGCGATCTGTGCGTTGGACAGCCCCCGCGCGACCAGTACGAGGACCTGGATCTCGCGCTCGGTGAGCGCGCCGGTCTCCGGATCCGGGGCCGGTGCGGGGGAGAGGAGGGAGGGTGGCAGCGCGGTGACGGTGTCGATCAGCCGCCGGGTGATGCCAGGGGCGAGCACGGACTCGCCGTCGGCCGCGGCGCGGAGGGCCTCGGCGAGCTGGTCGGGCCGGCTGTTCTTCAGCAGGAAGCCGACGGCCCCGGCGCGCAGCGCCGCGTGCACGTACTCGTCCAGGTCGAAGGTGGTCAGCACCAGCACCCGTGGTACCGGCCCCGGGCCGGGCCAGTCCCGGACGATCCGCCGGGTCGCCTCGACGCCGGTCGTGCCCGGCATCCGTACGTCCATCAGCACCACGTCCGGCCGCAGCGCCACAGCCTGGGTCACGGCCTGGTCACCGTCGGCCGCCTCGCCGACGACCGCCAGACCCTCCCGGCGGCCGATGACCAGCCGCAGCGCGGTCCGCACGATCTCCTGGTCGTCCACGACGACCACGCGTACGGTCATCCGTCCCCCTGAGCCGATCCCGGATCCCGCGCGTACAGAACCGCGCGCAGGCGCCAGCCGCCGTCCTGATGTGGCCCGGCGTGCAGTTCCCCGTCGAAGGCCGCCACGCGTTCCCGCATGCCGACGAGCCCGCGCCCGGCGCCGGGCACCGGCCGGTGGCCCGGGGCCGGTGCGTCGTTCTCCACCTCGATCGTGAGGCGCGCCTCGTCCCCGCGTACGGCGATCCGCACACCGACCGGACCGGCGTGCTTGACCACGTTGGTCAGCGCCTCCTGGACGACCCGGTAGGCCGAGACCTGCATCCCGGCCGGGAGCGCGTTCCCGGCGCGTGCCTCGGTGACACGGCTGACCCGGCACCCCGCCGCCGTCGCGACACCGACGAGCAGGTCGAGGTGGTCCAGGGACGGCTCGGGCGCGAGTGCGCGTTCGTCGAAGGACAGCAAGCCGAG from Streptomyces roseochromogenus subsp. oscitans DS 12.976 encodes the following:
- a CDS encoding response regulator, which produces MTVRVVVVDDQEIVRTALRLVIGRREGLAVVGEAADGDQAVTQAVALRPDVVLMDVRMPGTTGVEATRRIVRDWPGPGPVPRVLVLTTFDLDEYVHAALRAGAVGFLLKNSRPDQLAEALRAAADGESVLAPGITRRLIDTVTALPPSLLSPAPAPDPETGALTEREIQVLVLVARGLSNAQIAADLGLSEATVKSRVNRILTRLGLENRVQAALCAHRAGLAGPGPGVV
- a CDS encoding DoxX family protein; the protein is MELAYVTVTCAAVLANAGIAAADLVKAPFVLANSAEVGVAPAWLPSLALLKAAGAAGLLLGLFGVRPLGIAAGVGLVLFYLGAMAAHVRARVFHNIAFPGSFLALAAGALAMAAIR
- a CDS encoding alkaline phosphatase family protein; the protein is MRLRWRSLGGLLALHGALIVAAPAPAQAAGNSGNLIVNGDAESGGYCTSDWAAATTVPGWTTEAGGPNVMCHSVASFGLPSDGKTPGKAFFAPGNFGDGAMTQTVDVSSAATAIDGGGVHYDLSGWLGGWTTYSGHVAVSLHFHDGGGHPVGATAELPTVSASDRGQATKFLSRSATGAVPAGTRSIQVEVQFLSTSSETGYLDNLSLTLDTPVAAPAPLTPPASKVPGYDHVFMVMMENTDYSQVMNDPADTPYMHSLMGQGATLTDFHGVYHPSDENYLAIAGGDTYTKGATYFPNINSPERNLGDTIEDAGKTWKAYEQGMGTPCNTKNNNDSYYEPDDAPFINYTDISGNASRCAAHLFDTTQLTSDLKSAATTPDFSWIAADDYYDGEASGNGNATSLKTQDGWLKQTLAPVLSSPAWTQQRSLLVLTWDESSGEAYNHIATTVVGSQGTVPAGTSSPAHYDHYGIGRTIEDALGLPGLTANDTYATPLNDAFAPSTATQPTLTGDLNAVAEGGNVTFRYSVPSAVQVSAKNWIGIYPAGVTPGKQSSLTWSYAPNASGALTFPTGKLNGAGTYDVYYLANDGYSVLAGPFSLTVG
- a CDS encoding response regulator transcription factor, with protein sequence MSATLATPHTEAPAPALAPRERETLRHIAAGRTYLQTARHMGLSTHTVDAYLRRIRAKLNITNTAELTRVAIALGL
- a CDS encoding antitoxin: MFDALKNLKDKAEDIAEEHGDKIADGLEKVGDFIDERTEGKHSRRSPRPPDCRRRPVTRRHPPVSGSLP
- a CDS encoding PP2C family protein-serine/threonine phosphatase → MTSHTTDLQESTTGHAAAPARRKPMGGPAAPWNRRTGSRTLVAAAPALLVVVVALTDLITPDWLHVSPVLAAVPVLAAVLLPWWATAVLALAVLVITGLLQWDAGGWGHPDTNVALGSLFVVGVTSLAACSLRQRRERQLHRIRSVAETAQCALMHPLPQRIGSLALSGVYLPAESEARIGGDFYEAVRTPYGTRMVIGDVRGKGLEAVGASAALLGAFRDLAYREPSLTRVAEQLDERARRHIAALDSDPDTDSPGGRGTGALFTERFATALLVEFPPGEAVARLVHCGHPEPYAVHAGEVRAYEPDQPGAPLGLGDLLAARPVAQTVPFGPGDRLVLYTDGFIEARDRRGRFHDLAAHVHAHAGRPLDAMVAALRRDLLRHVRRDLDDDAALVALERLP
- a CDS encoding FUSC family protein, which encodes MHGARLPALLARIKQAGGAEAARATVAAGLTWQTCAMLLHVDDPYAGAVAAVLIVETTVVATVSAATRYAAGCLLGVLVAIPGALFAEPGMVGLAVVVFASVLLARHGFLGHYGLHVPTTALITFALVRGRHPGELATHLAEIVLGIAFGLACSVLLFPTVRARSAERALEDLRLLIARHLDGLADAVLRHEQPRKILGPAWEDDLGTALTRARTAMDEAHESMRWNLRPTARRRRSRLDHRVLRTLGDVAGQVSATGRLLDSHPDAAETSRPGSAFTQPYARLLRTTALCAYSCRGGRPHPALPAARQALARLEAPGRTTPGKTAPDQRLLRPLESALTCLSAPAPTAPTRSHRLLDPLRPSIRR